One Alicyclobacillus acidoterrestris DNA window includes the following coding sequences:
- the helD gene encoding RNA polymerase recycling motor HelD, whose amino-acid sequence MANEEWQAEQQYVHHVTARIKQKMDAIEREMGGVKGEVVEIRRNFWDDVTVNLGNMDDITETHFAIRQQAEILSERERRYSHSADALKLLTRLVSSPFFGRIDFIEQGARDVEKIYIGIGAFRDEETDEFLVYDWRAPISSLYYDHTPGPVSFEAPAGEIAGEMTAKKQYVIRNGKIEVMFDAAITIGDELLMQALGRHADSQMKSIVATIQREQNEIIRNDVASMLIVQGAAGSGKTSAALQRVAYLLYKHRGTLVANQMILFSPNPMFNSYVSTVLPELGEENMQQTTFYDYLQHRLGRSFTLEDPFDHLEYLLTADSTSAYEVRLEGIRFKSTLPFSDGIVRYVDALMREGMRFLSIRFRDKVIVSKEAIRERFYAFEPSLRMHLRMEQLRKWLLQEVDAFVEREIHESWVEDDIELLDHDDYQRAYNQVRRMQRHVDASFNDFDQEKEVLSRMVVNRRMGKVRRAIKQLRFVDVRGMYRQLFADESRFVQVFSKDALPSCWQEICKQTVTRLDARELAYEDATPYLYFMELIQGMTLNTAVKHVIIDEAQDYSLLQMEVLRRLFPRSRMTALGDLNQSVFAHASGLSNPRGLETLYGEDKTEIVKLWRSYRSTQEIVCFTRGMIDGGEQIIPFARSGPKPSVILLKANADYDQHIVREVQDLQAAGYSSVAVICKTAAESQAVFERIGGTLSARLIRKETATFQPGVLIIPAYLAKGVEFDAVLIYDGSDQVYRRALERQLFYTACTRAMHELRIAVQGEPNPFITAQDASTYTLIERR is encoded by the coding sequence ATGGCAAATGAAGAGTGGCAAGCGGAACAGCAGTATGTCCATCACGTTACGGCGCGCATCAAGCAAAAGATGGATGCCATTGAGCGCGAAATGGGTGGCGTGAAGGGTGAAGTTGTGGAGATTCGGCGCAACTTTTGGGACGATGTGACAGTCAATCTGGGCAATATGGACGACATTACGGAGACGCACTTCGCTATCCGCCAGCAGGCTGAGATTTTATCTGAGCGCGAACGTCGGTACAGTCACTCTGCTGATGCGTTGAAACTGCTCACGCGGTTGGTGAGTTCGCCGTTTTTCGGACGTATCGACTTCATCGAGCAAGGGGCGCGCGATGTCGAGAAAATTTATATCGGGATTGGCGCGTTTCGCGACGAGGAGACCGATGAATTTTTGGTTTACGACTGGCGGGCGCCGATTTCGAGCCTCTACTATGATCACACGCCTGGTCCTGTCTCCTTTGAGGCCCCGGCGGGGGAAATTGCAGGAGAGATGACGGCAAAAAAGCAGTACGTCATTCGCAACGGGAAGATTGAAGTGATGTTTGACGCAGCAATCACCATCGGCGACGAGTTGCTGATGCAAGCTTTAGGGCGTCATGCAGATTCCCAAATGAAGAGCATTGTCGCCACGATTCAGCGGGAACAAAACGAAATTATCCGCAATGACGTGGCAAGCATGTTGATTGTTCAAGGGGCGGCTGGCAGCGGTAAGACGTCCGCTGCACTGCAGCGCGTCGCGTACCTCCTATATAAGCACCGGGGGACGCTTGTCGCCAATCAAATGATTTTGTTTTCCCCGAACCCGATGTTCAATAGTTACGTCTCAACGGTCTTGCCGGAATTGGGCGAGGAGAATATGCAGCAGACGACGTTCTACGATTATTTGCAACATCGTCTGGGGCGGTCGTTTACATTGGAGGATCCGTTCGATCACCTCGAATACTTGCTGACAGCCGACTCCACCAGCGCGTACGAGGTGCGCTTAGAGGGCATTCGCTTCAAATCCACACTCCCTTTTTCCGATGGGATTGTTCGCTATGTCGATGCCTTGATGCGGGAGGGGATGCGCTTTTTATCGATTCGCTTTCGCGACAAAGTGATTGTCTCAAAGGAAGCGATTCGCGAACGGTTTTATGCGTTTGAGCCCTCACTGCGCATGCATTTGCGTATGGAGCAGTTACGCAAGTGGCTCTTGCAAGAAGTAGACGCGTTTGTCGAGCGGGAGATTCATGAGTCCTGGGTTGAGGACGACATCGAATTACTCGATCACGACGACTATCAACGCGCCTACAACCAGGTACGGCGTATGCAAAGACATGTGGATGCGTCCTTTAACGATTTTGATCAGGAAAAGGAAGTTCTTTCGCGGATGGTCGTCAACCGGCGTATGGGAAAGGTTCGTCGCGCGATTAAACAGCTTCGTTTTGTCGACGTCCGCGGCATGTATCGGCAATTGTTTGCAGACGAATCGCGATTCGTTCAAGTGTTTTCGAAGGACGCATTGCCGTCCTGCTGGCAGGAGATCTGTAAACAGACGGTGACCCGTCTCGATGCACGCGAGCTCGCTTATGAGGATGCGACACCTTACTTGTATTTCATGGAATTGATTCAAGGGATGACGCTCAACACAGCCGTGAAGCACGTCATTATCGACGAGGCACAGGACTACTCCCTATTGCAGATGGAAGTACTACGCAGACTATTTCCGCGCAGTCGGATGACGGCGCTCGGCGACCTCAATCAGTCGGTGTTTGCGCATGCGTCTGGCCTTAGTAACCCGCGTGGACTGGAGACGCTGTATGGAGAGGATAAAACGGAAATCGTCAAATTGTGGCGGAGTTATCGTTCCACGCAGGAGATTGTGTGTTTTACGCGAGGAATGATTGATGGTGGCGAGCAAATCATCCCGTTTGCCCGCTCGGGACCAAAGCCCAGCGTCATCCTTCTAAAAGCGAATGCGGATTACGACCAGCATATTGTACGCGAGGTACAGGACTTGCAAGCAGCCGGCTATTCATCTGTGGCCGTCATTTGCAAAACCGCCGCAGAAAGTCAGGCCGTATTTGAACGCATTGGCGGGACTTTGTCCGCTCGCCTCATCCGCAAGGAGACGGCGACGTTTCAACCGGGCGTGCTCATCATTCCCGCGTATCTCGCCAAAGGTGTGGAATTTGACGCGGTTCTGATTTATGACGGTTCTGACCAAGTGTATCGCCGAGCGCTTGAGCGCCAATTGTTTTACACCGCCTGCACCCGGGCGATGCACGAATTGCGCATCGCCGTTCAAGGTGAGCCGAACCCATTTATCACGGCGCAAGACGCGAGTACGTATACGCTGATTGAGCGCCGCTAG
- a CDS encoding DMT family transporter yields MRRLSQGKTIFLIAFLVIMWGVNWPLSKTALQYTPPILFAGIRTLLGGGLLLLVALPKRRQLQFKRHWKIYLASSGLNIVLFYGLQTVGLGYLPAGLFSVIVFLQPVLLGILSWLWLGEAMYGLKVIGLILGFAGVAIVSAGSLSGHVSVIGILLAIGTAIAWALGTAFVKKRGDVVDSIWLVTVQLIVGGLFMTGVGSTVERWSDIQWSLSFVGLLLFISIFVIAAGWLAFFTLIGAGEATKVASYTFLIPLIAILASALFLHERVTIYLLVGLVFILVSIYFVNRPRRRAQPNDQQVVSS; encoded by the coding sequence GTGAGACGTCTCTCGCAAGGCAAAACGATATTTCTTATCGCATTTCTCGTTATCATGTGGGGCGTCAACTGGCCGTTGTCAAAAACCGCCTTACAATATACGCCGCCCATTCTCTTCGCGGGGATTCGCACGTTGTTGGGTGGCGGTCTACTGCTACTGGTCGCCCTACCCAAACGCCGACAATTGCAATTCAAGCGGCATTGGAAAATTTATCTGGCGTCAAGCGGGCTCAACATCGTCCTGTTTTACGGGCTGCAGACCGTTGGATTAGGTTATCTACCGGCCGGACTCTTCTCTGTCATCGTCTTTTTGCAGCCAGTTCTGCTCGGAATTCTATCCTGGCTTTGGCTCGGTGAAGCGATGTACGGGTTAAAAGTGATTGGACTGATTCTTGGCTTCGCGGGCGTCGCTATCGTCAGTGCAGGCAGTCTGTCTGGTCACGTCTCCGTCATCGGCATTCTGCTCGCAATTGGCACCGCCATCGCCTGGGCACTGGGTACGGCGTTCGTCAAGAAACGAGGCGACGTGGTCGACTCCATTTGGCTCGTCACCGTCCAACTCATTGTCGGCGGATTGTTCATGACAGGCGTCGGCTCGACGGTGGAGCGCTGGTCGGATATCCAGTGGAGCCTGTCCTTTGTCGGATTGCTCCTGTTCATCTCGATTTTCGTGATTGCGGCGGGATGGCTGGCCTTCTTTACGCTCATCGGCGCAGGAGAAGCGACCAAAGTCGCTTCCTATACGTTCCTCATCCCGCTCATCGCAATCCTTGCAAGCGCCCTGTTTTTACACGAACGTGTCACGATTTATCTGCTAGTCGGGTTGGTTTTCATTCTCGTCAGTATCTACTTTGTCAACCGACCACGCAGACGAGCACAGCCAAACGACCAACAGGTGGTATCCTCCTAA
- a CDS encoding ROK family protein, producing MTERVALGIDVGGTNVKVAFVKEDGTVIAQGSIPTDPARGPERFSLEVAEYAKALAQKNDIVWDSVTGAGVGLAAFMDVDKGWVEESVNLHWYNVPIGDLLSNALGKSVRMDNDANVAALGEVWLGAGRDARTALCVTLGTGVGGGIVIDGRIHRGVSTMAGEIGHIQVKNDGELCNCGHHGCLETLSSATALVRHAKEAGLVGQSEELTAKEVFDLAADGNEIAQVAVADMIHWLSLGLSIGANLLNPDVIIIAGGVVGAGDALIEPLRAAFARDALVRVSRSCTIVPATLGSQAGVLGAARLVFQ from the coding sequence ATGACCGAACGTGTGGCACTAGGAATAGATGTTGGCGGAACGAACGTCAAAGTAGCATTTGTCAAGGAAGATGGAACCGTTATCGCGCAAGGGTCCATCCCGACGGATCCGGCTCGCGGCCCGGAACGGTTTTCGTTGGAAGTCGCAGAATACGCCAAAGCGTTAGCACAAAAAAACGATATTGTGTGGGATAGCGTCACGGGCGCGGGTGTTGGCCTCGCTGCCTTCATGGACGTAGACAAGGGTTGGGTGGAAGAATCGGTCAACCTGCACTGGTACAACGTACCGATTGGCGATTTGTTGTCGAACGCCTTGGGCAAATCGGTGCGAATGGATAATGACGCCAATGTTGCTGCATTGGGCGAGGTATGGCTCGGAGCGGGTCGAGATGCACGCACGGCACTGTGTGTGACATTGGGGACCGGTGTTGGCGGGGGGATCGTTATCGACGGGCGCATCCATCGCGGCGTGTCCACGATGGCGGGCGAAATTGGCCATATTCAGGTGAAGAATGACGGGGAGTTGTGCAACTGTGGGCACCACGGTTGTCTTGAGACGCTGTCGTCCGCAACCGCTTTAGTGCGCCACGCCAAGGAAGCTGGTCTCGTTGGGCAATCAGAGGAATTAACTGCGAAAGAAGTATTTGATCTCGCCGCAGATGGCAACGAAATCGCACAGGTGGCTGTAGCGGACATGATTCACTGGCTGTCGCTCGGGCTCTCCATTGGTGCGAATTTGCTCAACCCGGATGTCATTATTATTGCCGGTGGCGTCGTCGGCGCAGGCGATGCATTGATTGAACCACTGCGGGCGGCATTTGCGCGGGATGCGCTGGTGCGCGTGAGTCGATCCTGCACCATTGTACCGGCGACACTGGGTTCACAGGCGGGCGTTCTCGGCGCAGCGCGCTTGGTGTTTCAGTGA
- a CDS encoding YkuS family protein: MKSVAVEQGLTPVKQYLEERGCQVVDMTADQPQSQPGVCAIVITGADKNVMGIQTVVNNVPVISADGLTPEDVYHRVQEFIH; encoded by the coding sequence ATGAAGTCTGTTGCAGTGGAACAAGGGCTGACTCCTGTAAAGCAATACCTGGAAGAGCGTGGATGTCAAGTGGTGGACATGACGGCAGACCAACCGCAATCCCAGCCGGGGGTGTGTGCCATCGTGATCACCGGGGCCGACAAAAATGTAATGGGCATTCAAACCGTGGTCAACAATGTCCCCGTGATTTCTGCGGACGGCTTGACTCCTGAAGACGTCTACCATCGCGTGCAGGAATTCATTCATTAA
- a CDS encoding 1,2-dihydroxy-3-keto-5-methylthiopentene dioxygenase: MATIRVRNTNEVIEGEAAVRAFLTANDVYYDHWDVSVIPAPLQNKYDLTDAEKEEILASLKGYIEDLSAKRGYVKWDLISLSDTTPNIEELLQKFEQVHTHTEDEVRAIASGSGIFVIKGNDGYFDVILEAGDVISVPEGNPHFFTLTDERKVVAVRLFIDPAGWVAHPFYDPAFQKA, encoded by the coding sequence GTGGCCACCATTCGCGTGCGAAATACCAACGAAGTCATTGAGGGCGAGGCAGCGGTTCGCGCTTTTTTGACGGCCAATGACGTCTATTATGACCACTGGGATGTAAGTGTCATTCCCGCGCCGCTACAAAATAAGTACGACTTGACGGACGCTGAGAAGGAGGAAATCCTCGCTTCACTGAAAGGGTACATCGAGGATCTCAGCGCGAAGCGCGGTTATGTCAAGTGGGATCTGATCTCCTTGTCCGATACCACGCCGAACATCGAGGAGCTCCTGCAAAAATTTGAACAGGTTCATACACATACAGAAGACGAAGTGCGCGCCATCGCATCCGGGAGCGGCATTTTTGTCATTAAGGGCAATGACGGCTATTTCGACGTGATTCTCGAAGCGGGTGATGTCATTTCCGTTCCAGAGGGAAATCCGCATTTCTTCACGCTGACCGATGAGCGGAAAGTGGTCGCTGTTCGCCTGTTTATCGATCCCGCCGGTTGGGTCGCCCACCCCTTCTACGACCCCGCCTTCCAAAAGGCGTAA
- a CDS encoding 2,3-diketo-5-methylthiopentyl-1-phosphate enolase, giving the protein MDERQDNHPQMVIATYRVIDNPQALAKRAEGIAVGLTIGSWTELVQTRHQQVALHCGQVEGIEVIDEVSGGRVIAEISIGYPQANFDGTFASLLTTVFGKLSMDGEIRLIRLQIPNQLAAQFPGPKFGVSGCRARYNVETRPLVMSIFKACVGLTLPELVEQFEAQARGGIDLVKDDEIFFTEAYATPEARVVAYRAAAQRVAEKTGRETAYAVNLTGPVHQLQQRAQKLAELGAGALLVNMVAYGYDVVAALAADPEINVPILAHPAVSGALYGGDTYGIEADIVLGQLARMAGADMVIFPSMYGSVVLGEAATARLIGHLRSESVHRPALPAPSAGIYPGLVPQLYRDFGNDLIVNAGGGIHGHPGGPAAGGQAFVEAIRAVQGGWSLADAAKESDVLRQALEKWGTPS; this is encoded by the coding sequence ATGGATGAACGCCAGGACAACCATCCACAGATGGTGATTGCCACGTACCGTGTGATAGACAATCCACAGGCGCTGGCGAAGCGCGCCGAAGGCATCGCCGTCGGTTTGACGATAGGAAGCTGGACTGAACTTGTGCAAACCCGCCATCAACAGGTGGCCTTGCATTGTGGACAAGTGGAAGGCATTGAGGTGATTGACGAGGTATCAGGTGGTCGCGTCATCGCGGAGATCTCCATCGGTTATCCACAGGCGAACTTCGACGGGACGTTTGCATCTCTGTTGACAACGGTGTTTGGGAAACTGTCAATGGATGGTGAAATTCGTCTCATTCGGTTGCAGATTCCTAACCAGCTCGCCGCGCAGTTTCCAGGGCCCAAGTTTGGTGTCAGCGGGTGTCGCGCGCGCTACAACGTCGAAACGCGCCCGCTTGTCATGAGTATTTTCAAAGCCTGCGTGGGGCTTACGCTGCCGGAATTGGTTGAGCAGTTTGAGGCACAGGCGCGAGGCGGGATCGATCTCGTCAAAGACGACGAAATATTCTTCACCGAGGCTTATGCGACGCCGGAGGCGCGCGTGGTCGCCTATCGAGCTGCCGCGCAACGAGTGGCTGAGAAAACTGGGCGCGAGACGGCGTATGCCGTCAACTTGACTGGCCCTGTACACCAGTTGCAACAACGCGCACAAAAGCTTGCAGAGCTGGGGGCAGGTGCGTTGTTGGTCAACATGGTGGCTTACGGGTACGATGTCGTCGCGGCGTTGGCCGCTGATCCGGAGATCAATGTGCCAATTCTTGCGCATCCAGCAGTGTCCGGCGCCCTCTACGGCGGGGATACATATGGCATAGAAGCTGACATTGTGTTGGGCCAATTGGCCCGAATGGCGGGAGCCGACATGGTGATTTTCCCGTCGATGTACGGTTCTGTCGTGCTTGGAGAGGCCGCTACAGCGCGGCTTATCGGGCACTTGCGCAGCGAGTCTGTCCACAGGCCCGCGTTGCCAGCGCCGTCAGCTGGGATTTATCCGGGGTTGGTTCCACAGTTGTACCGCGACTTTGGCAATGACTTGATTGTCAACGCAGGCGGCGGAATTCATGGTCATCCAGGCGGCCCTGCTGCAGGAGGACAGGCGTTCGTGGAAGCCATTCGCGCGGTTCAGGGAGGCTGGTCACTGGCCGACGCAGCCAAGGAAAGTGACGTATTGCGCCAAGCGTTGGAGAAGTGGGGGACCCCTTCGTGA
- a CDS encoding MtnX-like HAD-IB family phosphatase, translated as MNVRVICDFDGTIAEKDMIATIMREFVPDEAEPIIQAVYRGEKTVRAGVEEMFQLLPSARFEEIAAFARRNTVVRPGFQEFIHSCGQLGWKVAIVSGGFDFFVHPVIHSLSTPVDIYCNQLDLSGPRCRVKWGVLCDDACTGDCGLCKPSVMRQLADGQTRFIVVGDGVTDFKAALEADYVFARARLLDLVRDQALPASPFDTFYDIVDVIEDGGSNLYAHL; from the coding sequence GTGAACGTTCGTGTCATCTGTGACTTTGATGGAACCATCGCAGAGAAGGATATGATTGCGACCATTATGCGCGAGTTCGTACCGGATGAGGCCGAGCCTATCATTCAGGCGGTCTATCGCGGGGAGAAGACCGTGCGCGCAGGTGTCGAGGAGATGTTCCAACTGCTGCCGTCCGCGCGCTTCGAGGAAATCGCAGCATTCGCGAGGCGGAATACAGTGGTGAGACCAGGTTTTCAGGAATTTATCCACAGCTGTGGACAACTTGGTTGGAAAGTCGCAATTGTCAGTGGTGGCTTTGATTTTTTTGTCCACCCCGTTATCCACAGCTTATCCACACCTGTGGATATCTACTGTAATCAACTCGATCTCAGCGGCCCACGCTGCCGCGTGAAATGGGGGGTTCTCTGCGATGATGCGTGTACCGGTGACTGTGGATTGTGCAAACCGAGTGTGATGCGCCAATTGGCCGATGGACAGACGCGCTTCATTGTGGTTGGCGACGGTGTGACAGATTTCAAGGCAGCGTTGGAGGCGGACTACGTCTTTGCCCGCGCTCGTCTGCTCGATCTCGTTCGCGACCAAGCGCTGCCCGCGTCACCATTTGATACGTTCTACGATATTGTCGATGTGATTGAGGATGGGGGCTCGAATCTATATGCACACCTTTGA
- the mtnB gene encoding methylthioribulose 1-phosphate dehydratase, translated as MHTFDEAAQAVISLAQFCSHKGWLPATSGNLSVLVERDPMKIAITRSGADKQRLQADDILCIDEHMQVQTETAYRPSAETSVHIELYRKFSCGSILHVHTVFNNLVSELYGDEGAVPIHGHELLKALGHWEEDAEVSIPIVPNYADLARLGQAVAEAAHAEVPAVFVRNHGIYAWGDTPEAARRHLEAIEFLAEYVYRLGVARDIG; from the coding sequence ATGCACACCTTTGATGAAGCCGCGCAAGCGGTTATCTCGTTGGCGCAATTTTGCAGTCACAAGGGCTGGTTGCCGGCGACCAGTGGAAATCTCTCGGTGCTGGTCGAGCGGGATCCGATGAAAATTGCCATTACCCGCAGCGGTGCGGACAAACAGAGGCTGCAGGCGGACGACATCTTATGTATTGATGAACATATGCAGGTACAAACGGAGACCGCGTATCGGCCGTCAGCGGAGACGAGTGTCCATATCGAGTTGTACCGCAAGTTTTCGTGTGGCAGCATCCTGCACGTTCACACGGTATTTAATAATCTGGTCAGTGAACTGTATGGGGACGAGGGGGCGGTGCCCATTCATGGCCACGAGTTGCTGAAGGCCTTGGGACACTGGGAGGAAGATGCAGAAGTCAGTATACCCATCGTCCCGAATTACGCGGACCTAGCGCGTCTTGGCCAAGCTGTTGCCGAGGCGGCGCATGCTGAAGTGCCAGCCGTATTCGTCAGGAACCATGGGATTTACGCTTGGGGGGATACGCCGGAGGCCGCGCGGCGGCACCTTGAGGCCATTGAATTCCTCGCGGAGTATGTGTATCGGTTAGGCGTCGCCCGCGATATTGGGTGA